A part of Emys orbicularis isolate rEmyOrb1 chromosome 13, rEmyOrb1.hap1, whole genome shotgun sequence genomic DNA contains:
- the B3GALT4 gene encoding LOW QUALITY PROTEIN: beta-1,3-galactosyltransferase 4 (The sequence of the model RefSeq protein was modified relative to this genomic sequence to represent the inferred CDS: inserted 2 bases in 1 codon; substituted 1 base at 1 genomic stop codon), with translation MAGPGSSSPLCAGGPRLREPPGAPQLHPSGREGRQSWGEEGXRWLVCAHSHHTSLSPPWACIFLGAASLVKSAPRGRAARXTGDLGVPPAHARSLHRSVHSAHELPPGGRGALTQHGAERGGAGRQPPPPADPPSPRMAPRLCPARRPSAWLLRGLLAGLGGLALVSLLLGGTGEELLSWSLAPFLGGGGGFLHADPPLPGPDSFLLPNVDGCRPRAPFLLVLVASAPGHTAQRQAVRASWGGARRAGGYPVRTLFALGAPGSGKEQARLEEESQRHGDLVQGRFADTYANLTLKTMMMLGWAAAHCPGAAFVVKVDDDVFLNLPALARHLGALPSPRRLYLGRVHWRVQPNRDPGNRHHVPASAYPAGAFPPYCSGTAYVLSGDAALGVLGAAPHVPPVPLEDVYVGLCARWAGLAPTHTARMAGSTHYPMDPCCYGEVLYSVHQVGPQAMGAAWAMVGGEGGACTPLHRGLGVLRCKVLALLEGL, from the exons ATGGCTGGGCCAGGCTCTAGCAGCCCCCTGTGTGCTGGGGGTCCCCGGCTTCGGGAACCCCCGGGGGCCCCCCAGCTACACCCCAGCGGGCGGGagggaaggcagagctggggagaagaGGGTTGAAGGTGGCTGGTCTGTGCACACAGTCACCATACCTCCCTGTCCCCCCCATGGGCTTGTATTTTCCTGGGTGCCGCTTCCCTGGTGAAATCCGCTCCGCGAGGCAGGGCAGCTCG GACAGGGGATCTGGGTGTGCCCCCGGCACACGCACGGTCCTTACACAGATCTGTGCACTCCGCTCACGAGCTaccgccgggggggcgggg ggcactgaCGCAGCACGGagcggagcggggcggggccgggag gcAACCTCCACCACCTGCTGACCCCCCCTCACCCCGTATggccccccggctctgccccgccCGGCGCCCCTCTGCCTGGCTGCTGcgggggctgctggcagggctgggggggctggcgcTTGTGAGCCTCCTGCTTGGGGGCACAGGGGAGGAGCTGCTATCGTGGTCACTGGCCCCCTTCCTGGGAGGCGGGGGAGGTTTCCTGCACGCAGACCCCCCCTTGCCTGGCCCCGACTCCTTCCTGCTGCCCAACGTGGATGGCtgcaggccccgggcccccttcctgCTGGTGCTGGTGGCCAGCGCGCCGGGGCACACGGCCCAGCGCCAGGCGGTGCGTGCCAGCTGGGGGGGCGCCCGCAGGGCCGGGGGGTACCCGGTGCGGACGCTCTTCGCCCTGGGGGCGCCGGGCTCGGGCAAGGAGCAGGCCCGGCTGGAGGAGGAGTCCCAGCGGCACGGGGACCTGGTCCAGGGCCGCTTCGCCGACACCTACGCCAACCTGACCCTCAAGACCATGATGATGCTGGGCTGGGCGGCCGCCCACTGCCCTGGCGCCGCCTTTGTGGTGAAGGTCGACGACGACGTCTTCCTCAACCTGCCCGCCCTGGCCCGCCACCTGGGGGCGCTGCCCAGCCCTCGCCGGCTCTACCTGGGCCGGGTCCACTGGCGGGTGCAGCCCAACCGCGACCCCGGCAACCGGCACCATGTCCCGGCCTCCGCCTACCCGGCCGGGGCCTTCCCCCCCTACTGCAGCGGCACGGCCTACGTGCTGTCCGGCGACGCTgccctgggggtgctgggggccgCCCCCCACGTGCCTCCCGTGCCCCTGGAGGATGTCTACGTGGGGCTGTGCGCTCGCTGGGCTGGCTTGGCCCCCACCCACACGGCCCGCATGGCTGGATCCACCCACTACCCCATGGACCCCTGCTGCTACGGGGAGGTGCTGTACAGCGTGCACCAGGTGGGCCCTCAGGCGATGGGGGCAGCCTGGGCtatggtggggggagaagggggagcctgTACCCCACTGcatagggggctgggggtgctgaggTGCAAGGTGCTAGCCCTGCTGGAGGGTctgtga